A genome region from Cronobacter turicensis z3032 includes the following:
- the repA gene encoding RepFIB replication protein A, protein MENSEAQQSPFAIKKKESGESYELTPNSNKTVQPVALLRLSVFTPVSPKEKGKRDFLIDASEELSSLEVARQEGYTNIKIQGAKLGMSTDFKTWIGIISAFSKYGYTSDKICLPFSEFARMCGLRPTDINGRARNRLSESLFNLSSVTLSFRSQDGKRSLVTHLVQRAQLDMETNEVEIVGDPSLWELYRYDHKVLLGLKALSALSRKESAPNPFMSISKVCLPVRCMSP, encoded by the coding sequence ATGGAAAATTCTGAAGCGCAGCAAAGTCCTTTTGCGATCAAAAAGAAAGAGTCAGGGGAGAGTTATGAACTGACGCCGAACAGTAACAAAACTGTTCAGCCTGTGGCTTTGTTACGCCTCAGTGTGTTCACTCCGGTATCTCCAAAAGAGAAGGGAAAACGTGATTTTCTTATTGATGCGTCGGAAGAACTTTCAAGCCTGGAAGTTGCGCGGCAGGAAGGGTACACCAATATCAAAATCCAGGGGGCTAAGCTCGGTATGTCAACCGACTTTAAGACTTGGATCGGGATTATTTCAGCGTTCTCCAAGTATGGTTATACCTCCGACAAAATTTGTCTACCTTTCTCAGAGTTCGCAAGGATGTGCGGTCTGAGACCAACCGACATCAATGGCCGAGCCAGAAATCGATTAAGCGAATCTCTTTTTAACCTATCTAGCGTGACTCTTTCGTTTCGCAGCCAGGATGGCAAGCGCAGCCTCGTAACCCACCTTGTTCAACGTGCGCAACTTGATATGGAAACGAATGAAGTTGAGATAGTTGGAGATCCGAGTCTATGGGAGCTATATCGCTATGATCATAAGGTTTTACTCGGACTGAAAGCGCTGTCAGCATTATCCCGTAAGGAATCAGCCCCCAATCCCTTTATGTCTATTTCGAAAGTATGCCTGCCGGTACGTTGTATGTCTCCATGA
- the resD gene encoding Resolvase encodes MRRRQSLQAGSVSKKTIPFQKIMKDNYVTMNNYPALSSQAVSLPVAIDYPAALALRQMALVQDELPKYLLAPEVSALLHYVPDLHRKMLLATLWNTGARINEALALTRSDFSLTSSLPFVQLATLKQRAEKAARTAGRAPAGSQAHRLVPLSDQHYVSQLQMMVATLKIPLERRNKRTGRTEKARIWEITDRTVRTWINEAVDAAAADGVSFSVPVTPHTFRHSYAMHMLYAGIPLKVLQSLMGHKSVSSTEVYTKVFALDVAARHRVQFSMAEADAVAMLKIR; translated from the coding sequence ATCAGGCGAAGGCAATCGCTGCAGGCAGGCTCCGTAAGCAAAAAGACCATCCCCTTCCAGAAGATCATGAAGGATAACTACGTGACCATGAACAACTATCCCGCCCTGTCGTCGCAGGCGGTATCGTTACCCGTCGCCATCGATTATCCGGCCGCGCTGGCGCTGCGTCAGATGGCGCTCGTTCAGGATGAACTGCCGAAATACCTGCTGGCACCGGAGGTCAGCGCCCTGCTCCACTATGTGCCGGATCTGCACCGCAAGATGCTGCTGGCAACCCTCTGGAATACCGGCGCGCGCATTAACGAGGCGCTAGCGCTTACCCGGAGTGATTTTTCGCTGACGTCATCCCTGCCTTTCGTTCAGCTGGCAACCCTTAAACAGCGCGCGGAGAAAGCTGCGCGGACGGCAGGTCGGGCACCGGCCGGCAGCCAGGCGCATCGCCTGGTGCCACTGTCAGATCAGCATTATGTCAGCCAGCTGCAGATGATGGTGGCCACCCTGAAAATTCCGCTGGAGCGCCGTAACAAGCGTACCGGCAGAACTGAAAAAGCGCGTATCTGGGAAATCACCGACCGCACCGTACGCACGTGGATTAATGAGGCCGTCGATGCCGCTGCTGCTGATGGTGTCTCGTTCTCGGTGCCGGTGACACCGCACACGTTCCGGCATTCCTACGCCATGCACATGCTGTACGCCGGCATTCCGCTGAAGGTGCTACAGAGTCTGATGGGGCATAAATCGGTAAGCTCGACGGAGGTATACACGAAAGTGTTTGCGCTGGATGTCGCCGCACGGCATAGGGTTCAATTTTCAATGGCAGAAGCTGATGCTGTTGCAATGTTGAAAATCAGATAG